The following coding sequences lie in one Rothia sp. SD9660Na genomic window:
- a CDS encoding ATP-dependent DNA helicase, translated as MTEQKPAETFLSPEDIAKALGRPLPTAEQSAIISSPLVPRLVVAGAGSGKTATMVDRVVWLVANGLVRADQVLGVTFTRKAAGELRERMRSRLEELRRQGLVRENPDQGADGVTSDPTISTYHSYANTLVQQYGLRIGVEDDAQMLGGAQTWQLVAQIVEHYEGKLPEKDVAKSTMVESIIKLSSECAEHLVSPDTVIDWCTETLKQVEHLGKPTVKGATTEQRALVQGLQLRIFYAELVKRYSSIKEQMQVMDYGDLIAKAAHIAKTVPQAAQTERERFRVVLLDEFQDTSHAQMQLFSDLFGAKADAPAHPVMAVGDPKQSIYGFRGASDGQLFSFYDYFPAEDRTASYLTVAWRNDTSILAAANRVADPLSVSPDWVQRTHAIEVPPLVARPNPTAGRVLVGEYLTDLQEARALGQMIAEQRSSFFGRPLSDMPTMAVLCKKRAMMEPLQEAFDELGVPYQVVGLGGLLDTPEIVDLVSVLRVLSDPGRSDALMRILAGARWRLGLSDLLAFGEWAEALKRQRELEIRFGITAQAAALRAEQEILDEVEGLSEAAERGATSARDLKDAGEQVPASAEDYRRLLQAAAPDVTDGASLIEALENLPQEGWASARSGRSISSEGLKRLQAVSRELTYLRQFTADDLTTLISEIERTLLLDIELAARPGAHATSARRHLDAFYDVAATYESTAPRVNALLLAAANGQPLEEGEAGVRFALSATGASASGISGFLAWLDAAAQQEAGLEMTAEAPRHDAVQILTVHASKGLEWDQVYIPGMAAGDFPDAKDERWTKQSDTLPWPLRGDAAYLPGWRSDFDHLQDLGDFMAQLSEQAVEHRTLEERRLAYVGYTRARSLLVLTTSAWKGITTKPRLMSDFVAELLDAPVELAEILSELDPDQVGTVNPQSATITTALWPFDPFNGPHQMTWTSLQELEAAGPAPSPNESKQGNLTGLSPRQVVERAAQNVLRGGLEADALAEALAALPDPTPEQSQEARDAIEDWQEETDLLLSLLAAPAENSSFELPGHLSASLLVNLVKDPQAVIDNMRRPMPQKPGIAARQGTIFHSWVEDHFGTSGMLDMDEDFDDDSTEEELNIPALRENFLASDWASREPWALEYPLETPLGGVTVRGRIDAIFTRTDGDGSTVWQLVDWKTGQPPRTKKELKERSVQLSLYRLGFARLQGVPQENVEAHFFYASTGESIEVTHFSTRTELEKAVERAAQLAG; from the coding sequence ATGACTGAACAGAAGCCAGCAGAAACCTTTCTCAGCCCCGAAGATATCGCAAAAGCCCTGGGCCGCCCCCTACCCACAGCGGAGCAATCTGCCATTATCAGCTCCCCACTGGTACCCCGCCTGGTCGTAGCGGGAGCAGGGTCAGGCAAGACCGCCACCATGGTGGACCGGGTGGTGTGGCTGGTTGCAAACGGGCTTGTGCGTGCCGACCAGGTACTGGGGGTGACCTTCACCCGCAAGGCCGCAGGTGAGCTACGGGAGCGTATGCGCTCCCGCCTTGAAGAGCTCCGCCGCCAGGGGCTCGTGCGAGAAAACCCTGATCAGGGCGCGGACGGAGTCACGAGCGACCCCACCATCTCCACCTACCACTCCTACGCTAATACGCTAGTGCAACAGTATGGGCTTCGCATCGGCGTAGAAGACGATGCCCAAATGCTGGGGGGTGCTCAAACCTGGCAGCTGGTTGCCCAAATCGTGGAGCACTATGAGGGCAAGCTGCCTGAAAAAGACGTCGCTAAGTCCACCATGGTGGAATCCATCATTAAACTCTCGTCCGAGTGCGCTGAACACCTGGTAAGCCCCGATACCGTTATCGACTGGTGCACAGAAACACTGAAACAGGTGGAGCACCTGGGTAAGCCCACGGTCAAGGGGGCAACCACCGAACAGCGGGCCCTGGTGCAGGGGCTGCAGCTGCGTATTTTTTATGCTGAGCTGGTCAAACGCTATTCGTCCATCAAAGAACAGATGCAGGTGATGGACTACGGTGACCTCATCGCCAAGGCTGCCCACATCGCGAAGACCGTGCCCCAGGCTGCGCAGACAGAACGGGAACGCTTTAGGGTGGTGCTCCTGGACGAATTCCAAGATACCTCCCATGCCCAGATGCAGCTCTTCTCCGATTTGTTTGGGGCAAAAGCAGATGCCCCTGCCCACCCCGTCATGGCGGTGGGCGACCCCAAGCAGTCTATCTACGGCTTCCGCGGAGCTTCAGACGGCCAGCTCTTTAGCTTCTACGACTACTTCCCGGCAGAAGACCGCACCGCCAGCTACCTCACCGTGGCCTGGCGAAACGACACCTCTATCTTGGCGGCTGCCAACCGGGTAGCTGATCCCCTGAGCGTAAGCCCCGACTGGGTTCAGCGCACCCACGCCATCGAGGTGCCGCCCCTGGTCGCGCGTCCCAACCCCACCGCGGGGCGGGTGCTGGTGGGGGAATACCTTACCGACCTGCAAGAAGCCCGTGCTCTTGGCCAGATGATTGCCGAGCAACGCTCTAGCTTTTTTGGCCGCCCGCTCTCCGACATGCCGACCATGGCCGTTCTTTGCAAAAAACGAGCCATGATGGAACCCCTGCAAGAAGCCTTCGACGAGCTGGGCGTCCCCTACCAGGTAGTAGGTCTGGGCGGTTTGCTCGATACCCCCGAAATCGTAGATCTGGTGTCGGTGCTCCGAGTGCTGAGCGACCCCGGCCGTTCAGATGCGCTCATGCGCATACTGGCTGGCGCCCGCTGGCGTCTTGGCTTATCTGACCTGCTAGCCTTTGGCGAGTGGGCAGAAGCCCTCAAACGCCAGCGAGAACTTGAAATCAGGTTTGGCATTACAGCCCAGGCCGCTGCCCTGCGCGCCGAACAGGAAATCCTCGACGAGGTTGAGGGCCTGAGCGAAGCCGCTGAACGCGGCGCCACCAGCGCCAGGGACCTGAAGGACGCTGGCGAACAGGTACCGGCGTCCGCTGAAGACTACCGGCGCCTGCTCCAAGCTGCCGCCCCCGATGTCACCGATGGAGCCTCCCTGATTGAGGCTCTCGAAAATCTGCCGCAGGAGGGCTGGGCCTCAGCTCGTAGCGGCAGGTCCATCAGCTCCGAAGGCTTGAAACGACTTCAGGCCGTATCGAGGGAGCTGACCTACCTGCGCCAGTTCACCGCCGATGACCTCACCACCCTCATCAGCGAAATTGAGCGCACCCTCCTGCTCGATATTGAGCTAGCAGCCCGCCCGGGGGCACACGCCACATCGGCCCGCAGGCACCTTGATGCCTTCTACGATGTGGCCGCTACCTACGAGTCCACAGCCCCCCGCGTGAACGCCCTGCTCCTGGCAGCTGCCAACGGCCAGCCCCTGGAAGAGGGGGAGGCCGGCGTCCGCTTTGCTCTGAGCGCCACCGGCGCCTCAGCATCGGGGATTAGCGGATTCTTAGCCTGGCTTGATGCTGCAGCCCAGCAGGAAGCCGGGCTCGAAATGACAGCAGAGGCCCCCCGCCACGACGCGGTGCAAATTCTCACCGTGCACGCTTCAAAGGGACTGGAATGGGACCAGGTATATATTCCGGGCATGGCTGCCGGAGACTTCCCCGATGCTAAGGACGAACGCTGGACCAAGCAGTCGGACACCCTGCCCTGGCCCTTGCGAGGGGACGCCGCCTACCTACCCGGCTGGCGGTCGGACTTTGATCATTTGCAGGATCTCGGTGATTTTATGGCCCAGCTCTCGGAGCAGGCGGTAGAACACCGAACCCTGGAAGAGCGCCGTCTGGCCTACGTGGGATACACCCGCGCCCGGTCCCTGCTCGTTCTGACTACCTCGGCTTGGAAAGGAATCACGACCAAGCCCCGCCTCATGTCTGATTTCGTCGCCGAGTTACTCGATGCCCCTGTTGAGTTAGCTGAAATTCTGAGCGAGCTCGACCCTGACCAGGTAGGCACCGTCAACCCCCAGTCAGCCACGATTACCACCGCCCTCTGGCCCTTCGACCCCTTCAACGGGCCCCACCAGATGACCTGGACCTCCCTTCAGGAACTCGAAGCAGCAGGCCCTGCACCCAGCCCGAACGAGAGTAAACAGGGCAACCTAACAGGGCTCAGCCCCCGCCAGGTAGTCGAGCGTGCGGCCCAGAACGTGCTGCGCGGAGGGCTTGAAGCAGATGCGCTCGCTGAAGCTCTCGCTGCCCTTCCCGACCCCACCCCGGAGCAGAGCCAAGAGGCACGAGACGCTATCGAAGACTGGCAGGAAGAAACCGACCTGCTCCTGAGCCTGCTGGCCGCACCCGCGGAAAACAGCTCCTTTGAGCTACCCGGCCATCTGTCAGCCTCCCTGCTCGTCAACCTGGTCAAAGACCCACAGGCCGTCATCGACAACATGCGACGCCCCATGCCCCAAAAGCCGGGTATCGCGGCCCGCCAGGGCACCATCTTCCACAGCTGGGTTGAAGACCACTTCGGCACCAGCGGCATGCTCGACATGGACGAAGATTTCGATGACGACAGCACCGAAGAAGAGCTCAATATTCCGGCTCTGCGAGAGAACTTCCTCGCTAGCGACTGGGCAAGCCGTGAGCCCTGGGCCCTGGAATACCCGCTGGAAACACCGCTTGGTGGAGTAACGGTACGCGGCCGCATAGACGCTATCTTTACCCGGACGGACGGCGACGGCTCGACCGTCTGGCAGCTGGTGGACTGGAAAACGGGGCAACCGCCGCGCACCAAGAAGGAGCTCAAAGAACGGTCGGTGCAGCTCTCCCTCTACCGCCTGGGCTTTGCCCGCTTGCAAGGAGTGCCCCAAGAAAATGTAGAAGCCCACTTCTTCTATGCCTCTACCGGAGAGAGCATTGAAGTTACTCACTTCTCAACCCGGACCGAGCTAGAGAAGGCTGTGGAGCGAGCGGCTCAGCTGGCTGGCTGA
- a CDS encoding phosphotransferase — MTSTPLQLAAIVSAGVPGLYPVAALPSADDALDFDSAIIIDSADKRWRVRAPKHPEASVRLEAEHVILQSFTPGLRARLPFLVPTIVGTVPLDGRQAFIYTHNPGAHYDIDDLADLSHRTREGQPNIADEIARHIATIHVFPTTIVEDADLPVYTGQQVCERRLAELDLAVATGKVPSGLLTRWEQQLNNTVMWDFRPRVIHGDLNEDNLVLDQKKIVEITGWSEVCVGDPAADFAWLYACEDPLFRERVFASYREEMPQEPDRNLEARANLYAEFGLAQWLIRGVELEDRVMISEAVSMLDHLEAELRAVGAIQPAS; from the coding sequence GTGACTTCAACACCGCTTCAACTTGCCGCCATCGTATCAGCTGGGGTTCCCGGGCTCTACCCCGTAGCCGCCCTACCCTCAGCCGACGACGCCCTCGACTTCGACTCAGCCATCATCATTGACTCAGCCGACAAACGCTGGCGCGTCCGTGCCCCCAAACACCCCGAAGCTAGCGTGCGACTCGAAGCGGAGCACGTCATCCTCCAGTCCTTCACCCCGGGCCTGCGTGCCCGCCTGCCCTTCCTCGTACCCACCATCGTAGGAACCGTCCCTCTCGACGGGCGGCAGGCCTTTATCTACACCCATAACCCTGGGGCCCACTACGACATCGATGACTTAGCCGATCTTTCCCACCGCACCCGGGAAGGCCAGCCCAATATAGCGGATGAGATTGCCCGCCATATCGCCACCATCCACGTTTTCCCCACCACCATCGTTGAGGACGCTGACCTACCGGTTTATACCGGCCAGCAGGTGTGCGAGCGCAGGCTTGCAGAGCTAGACCTGGCTGTAGCCACTGGTAAGGTGCCCTCCGGGTTGCTCACCCGCTGGGAGCAGCAACTCAACAACACGGTGATGTGGGACTTCCGCCCCCGTGTCATTCACGGGGACCTCAACGAAGATAACCTCGTGCTTGACCAGAAAAAAATTGTTGAAATCACCGGCTGGTCAGAGGTCTGTGTGGGAGACCCCGCTGCTGACTTTGCCTGGCTTTACGCCTGCGAAGACCCCCTCTTTAGAGAGCGCGTCTTCGCAAGCTACCGGGAAGAAATGCCCCAGGAACCCGACCGTAACCTCGAAGCTAGAGCTAACCTCTACGCTGAATTCGGTTTGGCCCAGTGGCTCATCCGCGGGGTTGAGCTAGAAGATAGGGTGATGATCTCAGAAGCTGTTTCGATGTTGGATCATCTTGAAGCCGAGCTACGAGCTGTTGGGGCGATTCAGCCAGCCAGCTGA